The Candidatus Margulisiibacteriota bacterium genome segment TACGAAATGCAAATAGCGAATAAGTTCTATACATCTAAGTATGATTTCGACCTGAGCATGATTCATGCTGCCGGCCATATCAACATGCGTATGCCACATTACATGTACATTAAAATTGCCACGGCTCTCAATAGTCAGCAAAAAGCGGTTAATGGAAGTAAGATTTTGTTTGTCGGAGTAGCGTATAAACCCGATATTGACGATGAGCGGGAATCACCAGCCCTGGAAATTATGGATATTACGAATCACAAAGGAGGTATAGTATCATATCATGACCCATATATCCCCTCGGTTAGAACACATAAAGGATTTACTTTTCAGTCGGTCTCATTAACCAGGGAAGAGTTAAACGAAGCCGATTGTGTTGTGCTGACCACTAATCACAAGGTGTTTGATTTGGAGTTAATTAAATCACATGCGAGGTTAATTGTGGACTTGAGGAATATGGTAAAAGAGACAAATAATAATATCTTTAAACTATAATTATGAATATTCTATCATTAATTGGTCGGAGTAAAGAACTTTTTACAGAAGATATTGCAGTTCACGAAAAGGAACTCTCAGAAGCTGTAAACTCTTCTCGATTCCTTGTTATTGGAGGTGCTGGTTCCATTGGGCAAGCTGTTACCAAAGAAATATTCAAACGAAGTCCTCAAAAACTACATGTAGTTGACATTAGCGAGAACAATGTGGTGGAACTGGTACGTGATATTCGCAGTTCATATGGCTATATTGATGGTGATTTCCAGACCTTTGCGCTTGATTGTGGGTCGAAAGAGTATGATGTGTTCTGGAATGCAGACGGTAAATACGATTACGTACTTAATCTTTCTGCATTAAAACACGTAAGAAGTGAAAAAGACCCTTACACCTTGATGAGAATGATTGATGTAAACATTTTCAATACTGAAAAAACAATTCTTCAGTCCATTGAAAAGAATGTGAAAAAGTACTTTTGCGTTTCTACTGATAAGGCTGCGAATCCTGCGAATATGATGGGTGCTTCTAAGCGAATTATGGAAATGTACCTGATGCAGCTGAGTGAGCAAATAAGTATTTCAACTGCTCGTTTTGCCAATGTGGCTTTTTCCGATGGCTCGTTGTTGCACGGATTTAATCAACGAATCCAAAAGCGACAACCTATTGTAGCACCCAACGACGTGAAACGTTACTTTGTCACACCTAAAGAATCTGGAGAGCTTTGTTTGATGTCAACTATTTTTGGGGAAAACCGAGACATTTTTTTTCCAAAATTGAACGAAAGCTTGCATCTCATTACCTTTTCAGAAATAGCCGTTCGTTATCTGAAAACGATTGGTTACGAACCCTATTTGTGTCAAACCGAAGACGAAGCGCGAGAACTAGTACATACGCTACCAGAAAAAAAACAATGGCCATGCTTATTTACACCTAGCGACACAACAGGAGAAAAAGATTTTGAAGAATTCTTTACTGATAATGAAATACTCGATATGAATCGCTTTAAAAATTTAGGAATCATTAAAAATGAAGCGGTTTTCGATGCTCAACTGAAAGAACATTTCACCAAGACAATTCAGGACTTTAAACGAACCGGCAAATGGACTAAAGAACAATTGGTTGATTTGTTTTTTGAAATGATACCTGATTTTGGATATGTGGAAAAAGGAAAATATTTAGATGCAAAAATGTAAAATTAATAAAGCATGAATAACATACTAGTAGTCTCAGCACATGCCGATGATGCTGAAATTATGGCTGGTGGCACTATTATTAAGTGGCAAAAGGAAGGCAAAAAAGTATTTGTTGTAAACTTAACTGATGGAGAGTTAATTCTGCCCAATGGGGATGTTTATAGGAGTAAAAACGATGCCAAATCAGAAGAAATGAAGGTTGCAGAGTTCATAGGTTATAAACAATATAATCTAGGGTACAAAAATCTTCACCTTGAGTTCAAGGACGATATTGTTGTGAAATTATTAGAGATTATTAATAAAAACACAATAGATACTATCATTTATCCTCATAATAAGGATGTACATCATGATCATGAGATCGCTTCAAGACTTGCAATAGCCGCAAGTCGTAGAGTTCCAAATCTATTAATGGGACAGATCAATTATTTTTTAAATGATTTTTTTACACCTAATGTGTTTGTTGATATAAGTGATACTTGGGATAAAAAAATTGAAGCATTAAGTATATATAAAAGTCAATGGCGAGATGATTGGTATGAATTTCTGGATGCGACATCAACATATTATGGAAAAATAATAGGTGTGAAACGGGCAGAGGGATTCTATTCTTCCAAATTAAAGTTATAATGTAAAGAAAAAGTGAATAGTTTTGCAACAGGTTGATGCAAAAAATGAGAAATATGATAATCATAAATATATGATTTCGATAATAAACAGGTTTAAAGAAATCAATAAATACTGGAGAAATTTCTCATTATATCTTTTCTCCAGTGTGCTGTCATCAGTTGTTGGGGTTTTAATCAGTCCATTTTTAGCCAAAAATCTTTCTCCTGAAGATTTTGCGGTAATAGGCTTTTACTCTTCTTTTATATCGTTGGTACAACCTGTTTTAAACTTTTCATTTATAGCATATTATTTACGTGTATTTTTTAAGATAAAAGAAGAGGATCGTGATAAGGTAACCGATACAATTGTGATTTCTTTATCTATAGTTGGAGTTCTATCATTAATCAGTTTGCTGATTCTATTTTACTTTTTTCAAAAGGCTATTGGTTCCTCCTTCGAATATTTTCCATATGCATTTCTATGTTTTGGACAAGTTTTTTTTAGTAACTTCCTATTACTGTATCAGGTAAATTGCAGGATGACAAGAAATGCTAAAGCATATGCTAAAGTAACTATTTCAAACGCATTGTTTGCATCTTTACTTGCAGTGCTCTTTGTAGTATGGTTTAAGTGGGGAGCTGTCGGTAAGTTCGCAGCAACATTAATAGTTTCATTTATTGTTGCAATATATAGTATTGGAAACTTGTCAACAAAGTTTCAATTTGACAAAAGGATTTTTTTTGAAGCGTTAAAATTCGGATGGCCAATTTCATTATCAGCTATTTTAAACTATCTACTGACAGGAATTGATCGTTCAATGTTGCTTAAATTAAATGACACGCTAAATTATGCGTTATATTCGATCGCTTTAAGTACGGTAAATTATCTTTCTATTTTTTATACGGCCCTATACCAGACGTTTGAGCCGGATTTATATCAGGCCGTTGCGGAAAATAATACAAAAAAAGTTATCAAGCTTGTCATGATGATTGTTTTGTTGACAACAATAATTGTTGTTTTGTTTATATTATTTGCCAAACCGATTCTATTTATACTAACCTATAATCGTTATACAGACGCTTATATATTTGCTAGAATATTGTCAATAAATGCAATAATAACTGTATTATATATTTTTAGTTCAAATATTTTAATTGCATACGGATATCCTAAAGTAGAATTGACTAACAAAGCTGTAAGTGCAATTGTAATTATTGTGATGTATTACTTCTCAATTCAGTATTTTGGGTTTATAGGTAGTGCTTGGGTATATGTTTTCTCGTTTGTACCATTAATTATTCTGAACATAGGATATGTTTGGTTTAAGTTGAAAAAAAATACAGATAATAAAAGAACATTATATGGATAAAAATATTAGAGTCGTTTGGATTTGTCATTTTTCTAATAAAGAAATCAGGAGCAAAATTCCCCTATCCAAAAGAAAACTTATTAATACATTGAGAACGTTTTTAGGTCGTTCAGCATATAAGTACAATGATTTTGCTCCATGGATTACGAATCAGATAAAGGAGTTTGAAAAATTTAAAAACATTGAACTCCATGTAATTGCTCCAATGTCAGGGATGAAACCCCTTCTTTATAATTTTAAAATGAGAGGTGTGTTTTATCATTTCTTTAAACCGGATTTACCTTTTATTCATATGACTATTCCTGCAAAAGGAAAATTTCAATCAATGTTTTTAAAAAACAGATTTATGGTGAACAGGTTAATCAAAAGAATCAAACCCGATATTGTCAATTTGATTGGGACAGAGAATCCTTATTATTCGATAACAGCTCTTGACATCAAAGGAATCCCCGTTTATGTGTCTGCTCAGACTGTTTTTTCTAACCCGATAAGATATCAGTACAGTAATTATATTCCTCAGTTGAATTGGGAATTAGAATTAAAAATCCATGCTAAAATACGATATTATGGTTGTCAGGGAAGAATGCACAGGGATTTGATAATACAGCACAATCCGGAAGCCATAATAATGAAAAATATTTTCCCTATTGAAATTCCGAAACAAATAAAACAATGCCCTAAAAAATACGATTATGTGTTCTTTGCAGGACTAGCTAAACAAAAGGGAGTTGAAGATTTGATTGAAGCATTAAGTTTGGTGAAGAAATATAAGTCAGATGTTACATTAAATATTGTTGGTACATGCCAACAAGATTATAAAAATGAATTAATCTCGAAAATCAATGCATTGGAACTTACAGAAAATATAATTTTTGATGATTATTTTCCTGTTCATTCTGACATGCATCAGCACATTGTTCAATCCCGCATAGCTGTATTACCCGTTAAAATAGACATAATTCCCAGCTCTGTGATTGAGGCTATTCTTCTGGGTTTGCCGGTAATCACCTATAAGACAAGTGGTACCCCTTTTCTAAACAAAGATGGTCAGTCTGTTTTATTGGGAGAAATAGGGGACATTGAAACCTTATCAGTAAACATGATAAACTTATTGAACAATCCCGGACTTTCAGAAAGTATAACTGAAAATGCAAAAAGAATTGTTGAGAAAGAGTTTAATAATACATTATCGTCTAAAAGAATTGTAGATAATTATTATGCAGTTATTAATCACTATTTTCATGGAGTACCAATACCTGAGAATTTATTGTTTAACTTGGAGGAGTTCCCTCATTATTAATAATTTATATGAGTATGTTTAAGATTCTAGTTTCAGACATAATTAATTTTCTGGGAGATCATATTATTCAGGTTAAGGGTTCATTTGAAAATAGGGCAGTTGCTTATATTAAACCTATTGAAGAAACGGACGAGTATACATTGGACTGGATAAATTCATCGCATATAAACAAGCAAGAAATTGCAGAGAACTCACTTGCCAGAGTTATTATTTGTGATCCATCTATAACCTATTCTCCAAATCTATTGGATGCTGGTAAAGTGTTAATTCAAGTAGATAATCCCCGTCTTGTCATTTCTATGGTTGCGAATAAGTTCTTTTCTGTAAAACCTGAGATAGGGATAAGTAAAAATACGACCATTCATCCTGAGGCCCGGATAGCGTCATCAGTATCTATTGACAGCTATTGCGTTGTAGGGAAATGTGTCATCGGGGAAAATACTATTATCCATGCTAATGTAACAATCTATGATAATGTTATTATTGGAGATAATTGTTTGATTCATGCTGGTACCGTAATTGGAACAGACGGTCTTGGTTGTAATAGGCTGAAAGATGGTACATTAGTTAAATTCCCTCATTTTGGAGGAGTGGAAATAGGAAATGATGTGGAAATTGGAGCAAACTGTCAAATCGCTCGTGGTGCTTTATCGAATACGATAATCGGAGATGGGTCCAAATTGAATGGATTGTGTTTTATTGCTCACAATTGTGTGTTAGGTAAGAATGTATGGATAACGGGGAATACAATGTTAGCTGGTTCAGTAAAGGTAAAAGATAATGTTACAATATACTCTGGAGTGATTATACGAGAACAACGAACAATAGGGAAAGAATCAGTTATAGGGATGGGGTCAGTTGTTACAAAAGATATCCCTGATAATGAAGTCTGGTTTGGAAGTCCTGCAAAAAACAGTAAATTATGAAAAAAGAATTATTTAGTTTGTGCGTAAATTCATCTGACTCAATAATATCTGTGTTAAAAAAGATGGATTTAACGAAACGTAAACTACTAATTGTAATTAATAATTTTAAATATTATAGCCTAATAAGCATCGGAGATATTCAAAGAGCTATAATAAACAATATCGATTTGAATCAATCGGTTTCGACAATCTTAAGAGAAAATGTTAAAGTAGCACATTCATCTGATGATTTGTCTGAGATTAAACGGACAATGTTAAAAAGACGTAATGAGTTTATGCCGATTATAAATGAGGATAATGATATTGTTGATGTTATTTTATGGGATACTCTATTTTCAGAGAAACACAATATCTCTGTCGATAAATTAAATTTACCGGTTGTAATTATGGCAGGAGGTAAAGGTACCCGTTTAGCCCCTTTAACAAATGTTCTACCCAAACCATTAATTCCAATAGGTGATAAAACAATTATTGAGAATATAATGGATAGATTTGTTGGAAGTGGATGTTCAGAGTTCTACATTTCTCTGAATTACAAAGCAGATATGATTAAATACTATTTTGAATCAATTAATAATTTAAATTATCGAATTCATTATTTTCAGGAAAGAAAACCTTTAGGGACAGCGGGCAGTTTACATTTATTAAAAGAGAAAATAGCAACCACTTTTTTTGTCTCGAATTGTGACATTATAGTTGATCAGGATTATGCCGAAGTATTACGTTATCATAGGGAGAACAAAAATGAGTTAACCATGGTTGCTGCAATCAAAGATATGGAGATTCCTTATGGAACAATTCAGACAAAAGAAAATGGTTTAGTTGATTATATAACAGAAAAGCCTGTTTATAATTTTAAAATTAACACAGGTCTTTATATATTGGAACCTCATCTGATAAAAGAAATTCCAATTGGCACCTTCTTTCATATTACGAATTTAATAGAGAAACTATACAAGGAAAATAGAAGAGTTGGTGTATTCCCAATTAGTGAAGGATCGTGGATAGATATTGGGAATTGGGATGAATATTTAAAAAGTTTTCGTTCACCTGATAACGATATAATATGTTAGTTACGTTTGTTGTTGGAGTTGTTGTCGTATTTCTTGCTTATCTGGTTTCATTAACAAGAAATCCCAGGTATCTATTTGTGTCATTCATAATATTATTCTTTTACCTAGCATTAAGATATGACTTTGGTAATGATTATATGAATTATTATAATATATTTGATGATATTAAAAGAAGTAATTGGTCTGAGGTTTACCGTTTGGCTAATGTCAATCAATTTGGACAAACAATGGAATTCGGGTATATTTATTTAAACAAGGTGTTTTCTTCATTTACGAACTTCTACTTTTTCATTGCTTTTCAGAGTTTTATATTTTGTATTGTATATTATCAATTAATTGTTAAACATGTGAACTATAAATATCTTTGGTTATCGTTGTTTATTTTAATTTTTCATACTTCCTTGCTTGTAAGAAATATTTCTGGTTTAAGACAAGCGTTAGCAATTTTTTCGTTTATTTATGCAATTCAATATTTAATAAATAGAGATATTCTTAGATATTCATTATTCATAATTATTGCTATTCTTTTTCATTATAGTGCAGTGTTATTATTTCCACTTTATTTTGTGATTTCGAATAAACGTATTTCAAGAACTGAGCCGATAATATACTTAGGATTGTATTTTATAGTGTTATTTTTTGGGGAAATTTTATTAACACCAATTGAATATATAGTAATCAATTTTTTACCAAAATACAATTTTTATATTCAAGATAAAGAGGCTAATACAATTTCTTCCGGTTTTGGATTAATTGCAAATACAATTTTATATGTAATTATATTATTTAAGGCAAAAAAAGACAATCCTGCTGATCGAGTATTCTATCGACTAGCAGCTGTATTTATGATAATTTCTCCAATTTCTTTAATAATTATAAATTTAGCTCGTTTGTCACTTTATTTTGCTCCAGCTTTAATTGTGGTAATACCAAATATGATGATAAAAAGGAGTTCGATCTTAATAAAAAGGGTTGCATTAGTAATGGCAATTTTTTTATATATGTTAGGTGCATATAGGCATTATACCGGAGAAATAACAGTAGAAAAAAATTACCATTATAAGACAATATTATCCTCTATATAAAATATTAAAATGAAAATTGGTTTTAACATAAATATTTCTTTTCCGAGCGGTGGTGCAACAACAAACAGAGTTTTCACTTTAGCAAAAGGGTTAGAAGAACAAGGCAACATAATAAAAGTATATTGTTTACGTCCAACAGAGAATAAAAACAATAGACTAAACAAAAACAAAAAAGGAAATTATAATAATATTAATTATCATTATACTCCGTTTTCAATTTTCAGGTCAAAAAACAAGTTCATTCGGGGAATATGGGTGTTTTCTGGTTTCCTTAATTTTCTTTTTCTTTTTCTTTATGATTCAAGAAAAATGAAATATGATTACATTATTTCATCTACCTCTAACATCGTTTCAAATCTAGTTATAAAGACGATGTGTAAATTAACAAAAACAAAATTTATATTAGCTATTGATGAATATCCACATGTAGTCAGGACTCCCCGGAAATACCCAAATTGGTTTAACAAATTCTATATAAAATGGTTTCATCTGTTTTTTGACGCTTATATTGTGATGACATCTGTTCTGATCAAATATTATAAACAGTATTCAAAATTAGAAGCAGCCTTCATTCATGTCCCAATGACTGTTGAAATGGAACGCTTTGAGAAGAAACCCTCTATTCCTTCTGAACTCGTAAATATTAAATATATAGCCTATTGCGGAAGTCTTGGACAAAATGACAAAGATGGTGTCCCGATACTAATCAAAGCTTTCGCAAAAGTAAAAGAGAAATTAAATAACGAAGAACGTAATCTGAAATTAGTCATTATTGGCTCTGTTAGTTCAGAGAAGGATAGAATAAAAGAAGATGAATTAAAGCAATTAGTGAGTGAATTAGGTGTCAAGAATGATGTAATATTCACCGGGAAAATTCACAAAGATGAGATGCCTAATTATTTGTGTAATGCTTATGCATTGTGCTTGGCCCGTCCCAACAATATTCAGGCACAGGGAGGATTCCCGACAAAGCTTGGTGAGTATTTGGCAACTGGCAATCCGGTGGTTGTAACAAGTGTTGGAGAAATACCTGTTTATTTAGATGAAAAATCAGCATATATAGCAGAACCTGATTCAGTTGAAGATTTTGCAAACAAACTATACAAATGTTTAGGTGATCCTGAAGCATCTATTATTGGAGAAAAAGGTAAAGAAATAGCTAATAAAAATTTTAATTATAAAACACAAGGATTTAATTTGCACAATTTTTTATTAAAACTAAATAAATGACACAAAAAATATTAACCTCCCCATCATCAATGGGAGAAGTAGGACCACAACCATTTGATATTTTAAAAGAAAATGGATTTGAAATAATCAACAATCCTTATGGCAGGAAATTGACTGAAGATGAAGTCATCGAACTTGCACAAGGTTGTGTTGGAATTGTTGCAGGAGTTGAGCCGCTAACTCCAAGAGTGATGGACGCATTACCTGATTTGAAGTGTATTAGCAGGGTTGGTGTTGGGATGGATAATGTTGACATTGAGTATGCGAAACAAAAAGGAATAATGGTTGTAAATACCCCTGATGGACCAACCAGAGGCGTCGCTGAATTGACTTTGGGTATGACGCTATCACTTTTAAGAAGAATTCCTCAGGCGGATGCTGCAATAAAAAACAAGCAATGGAAAAAGCAGATCGGAAACCTGATTTATGAGAAGCAGGTTGGTGTAATCGGCTTAGGAAGAATTGGGAAAATGGTTGCCGGACTGTTTCGTGGTATTGGGAACCCGGTTATTGGATTTGATTTATACCCTGACGAACAATGGGCTACTGAAAACAGTGTCAATTTGAATTCTTTTGAGAATGTCCTAAAAATGGCAGATATCATCACCTTGCACATACCAGGCAACAAAGATAAATCACCGGTGATTGGAAGAAAAGAATTAAGTATGATGAAAAAAGGAGCATTTATTATAAACATTTCGAGAGGGGGAGTTGTTGATGAAGAAGCATTATATGACGCTCTGAAAAATGGTCATCTGGCAGGAGCAGCAATTGATGTGTTTACAAAGGAGCCTTATAACGGATCTTTGTGTGATCTTGACAATGTCGTACTGACACCTCACTTAGGATCATATGCCCGTGAGGGTAAGTTGCAGATGGAAATTGATGCTGTACTGAATTTAATAAACGTATTAAAGCAATATTGAGATGGATAATTATAAAGTAGGTATTATTGGCTATGGTCGTATGGGCAGAATACGTCACCAGGCTATTGATGAAGTTGGAGGTGCAGAAGTTATTGCTATATCTGAGCCATCGATTGGAAACTCTTTTAAAGCAATTCCAAATTTGACACATGATGAAATCATTCATCACCCGGATATAAATTCTATAATAATATGTACACCTAACTTTCTTAACCAAAAACTTACCATTCAATCATTACTTGCCGGAAAGAATGTTTTTTGTGAAAAGCCTCCATGTTTTACAGCTAAGGAAATGAAAGAAGTAATTCAGGCAGAGAAAAAAAGTGGTGGAAAATTAATGTACGGATTTAATCACAGACACCACGATAGTATAATGAATATGAAAGAGATCATACAAAACAAAGAGTATGGTCGTGTTTTGTGGATGCGTGGCCGTTATGGAAAGAGTGTAACTGGGGATTATTTTAATGAATGGAGAGCAAAAAAAGAATTAGCAGGCGGTGGTATTTTAATCGATCAAGGTATCCACATGCTTGATTTATTTTTGTATCTTGGCGGTGATTTTGACTCAGTTAAAGCAGAAGTATCAAATCTATTCTGGAATCTCGAAGTAGAAGATAATGCTTTTGCTATTTTGAAAAACAAAAAAACCGGGATGGTGGCAAGTTTACATTCAACCATGACTCAATGGAGACATTTATTCTCACTGGAAATATTCATGGAAAAAGGATATATGGTATTGAATGGTCTCATTACATCAACTATGTCATATGGGGAAGAAGTGTTGTCTATTGCAAAAAACCGGTCAACAGCTCCAGCTGCAACTTGGAAAGATGAGATTAAAACGCAATACTCCAACAATAACAGTTGGAGATATGAAATGGAACATTTTTTTAACGCGATTAAAAATGACACAAACATTGAAATCGGTAATTCAACAGATGCACTTAAATTGATGAAAATTATTGATAAGATTTATGAACAAAAAGACTTTTAACAACTACAATATGGATAGAACCAATACTTTAAAGCTGTTTTTTGAAGATTATAGAACAAGACTTAACAGATTGTTAGACTTGGTTGATATGAATGAATTAGAAAAAGTCATTAATATCATGGTAAAAACTTTCAAAAGTGGGAATACATTATATGTTTGTGGAAATGGGGGGAGTGCAGCAACTGCATCCCACATACAAGCGGATTTCAGTTTCTTCGTGCGATATTTTACAAAGTTCAGACCCAAAGTCAGAGCGTTGACTGATAACATTCCAATGATTACTGCCGTAGGGAATGACACGACTTTTGATGATATTTTTACAGAACAACTAAAAGGTCACTTCCAAAAGGGAGATGCAATTATATGTATCTCAGCCAGTGGGAATTCAGAGAATGTTGTTCGTGCAGCACAATATGCTAATGAACATGGTGGGACATCTATTGGATTCATCGGGTTCACTGGAGGTAAGTTAAAAGAAGTGTGCAGTTGTTCACTTTATACAGAAAATCCAAAAGGGGATTATGGCCCGATTGAAGATTTACACATGATTTATGATCATTTGATTGTAAATTATTTGTCTAAAGATGAAGAATTTTTAAATTTGCAGTAATTATGTATGCTGAATTATTAAACAAAGCGCTAAAAGCTGCGTTACTTTCGGGAGAAATCCTTGTCAAGTATGAGCAGAAGAAAATCAATAGTTCTTCAGGAAAGGATATAAAATTACAAGCAGATATTGATTCTGAAAAAATTTTAATAGACTCCTTAAAAGAAACTAACATAAATATTCTAAGTGAAGAAACTGGTTTACTTGAAATGAATCATAACTCTGATTTATTATGGATTGTAGATCCTTTAGATGGGTCATTAAATTACTCCAGAGATATTCCATTAAATTGCATATCAATTGCGCTTTGGAATAAAAACGAACCCATTTTGGGTGTAATTTATGATTTTAATCACAACAAAATGTATAAAGGAATTGTTGGTGAAGGGGCATTTGTTAATAAAAAGAAAATTCATGTGAGTGATATTTATAAAAAGTCGAATTCTGTTATTACTACAGGATTTCCAGTTTATTTTTCTTTCGAAGATAAAACAATAGTTGATTTTATCAAAACTGTAAAAGAATATAAAAAAATTAGACTTTTAGGATCTGCTGCTTTGTCCTTATCATTAGTTGCTAATGGATCAGTAGAAGCATATAGTGAGCAAAATATTGCTTTTTGGGATGTTGCGGCAGGTATTGCATTAGTAAAAGCAGCTGGAGGAAAGGTAAAATATAAATTTGTTGATATAGAAAAAAAACTTATGAATGTTTTCGTAACAAACAAGTAAAAAAATGATATTAGATCATATTAAAAACATTGAAATCTATAAGGGGGTTTCTGCTGATATTTTTGCAGGACTTCAATTTATTGCAAATGCAAAAACTGAAATTGAATTAGGAACTTACAAAATTAATGAAAGAGTTAAGGCGTTAGTGACAGAGTATTCAACAGTTGCATGTTTTAAAAGAGGATATGAAGCCCACAAATATGTAATTGATATTCAATACCCGATCAGAGGTCTTGAGAGAGTTAAATGGTCACCAATTGATCAAATGGATGTGAATATCCCATATGATGAAGAAAATGACCGTACATTTTATAAAAAACCATCCTTACAAGGAACGAATGTGGATATTGGTAATAGTATCTTTGCAATTATGTTCCCGGAAGATGGTCATAGTCCACAACATTTTATTACAGAATCTGAATTAATTAAGAAAATTACTATTAAGGTATCTATCAATGTTAATCCCTAAAATTAAG includes the following:
- a CDS encoding UDP binding domain-containing protein; protein product: MWYEMQIANKFYTSKYDFDLSMIHAAGHINMRMPHYMYIKIATALNSQQKAVNGSKILFVGVAYKPDIDDERESPALEIMDITNHKGGIVSYHDPYIPSVRTHKGFTFQSVSLTREELNEADCVVLTTNHKVFDLELIKSHARLIVDLRNMVKETNNNIFKL
- a CDS encoding UDP-N-acetylglucosamine 4,6-dehydratase is translated as MMNILSLIGRSKELFTEDIAVHEKELSEAVNSSRFLVIGGAGSIGQAVTKEIFKRSPQKLHVVDISENNVVELVRDIRSSYGYIDGDFQTFALDCGSKEYDVFWNADGKYDYVLNLSALKHVRSEKDPYTLMRMIDVNIFNTEKTILQSIEKNVKKYFCVSTDKAANPANMMGASKRIMEMYLMQLSEQISISTARFANVAFSDGSLLHGFNQRIQKRQPIVAPNDVKRYFVTPKESGELCLMSTIFGENRDIFFPKLNESLHLITFSEIAVRYLKTIGYEPYLCQTEDEARELVHTLPEKKQWPCLFTPSDTTGEKDFEEFFTDNEILDMNRFKNLGIIKNEAVFDAQLKEHFTKTIQDFKRTGKWTKEQLVDLFFEMIPDFGYVEKGKYLDAKM
- a CDS encoding PIG-L family deacetylase, coding for MNNILVVSAHADDAEIMAGGTIIKWQKEGKKVFVVNLTDGELILPNGDVYRSKNDAKSEEMKVAEFIGYKQYNLGYKNLHLEFKDDIVVKLLEIINKNTIDTIIYPHNKDVHHDHEIASRLAIAASRRVPNLLMGQINYFLNDFFTPNVFVDISDTWDKKIEALSIYKSQWRDDWYEFLDATSTYYGKIIGVKRAEGFYSSKLKL
- a CDS encoding oligosaccharide flippase family protein, whose product is MQQVDAKNEKYDNHKYMISIINRFKEINKYWRNFSLYLFSSVLSSVVGVLISPFLAKNLSPEDFAVIGFYSSFISLVQPVLNFSFIAYYLRVFFKIKEEDRDKVTDTIVISLSIVGVLSLISLLILFYFFQKAIGSSFEYFPYAFLCFGQVFFSNFLLLYQVNCRMTRNAKAYAKVTISNALFASLLAVLFVVWFKWGAVGKFAATLIVSFIVAIYSIGNLSTKFQFDKRIFFEALKFGWPISLSAILNYLLTGIDRSMLLKLNDTLNYALYSIALSTVNYLSIFYTALYQTFEPDLYQAVAENNTKKVIKLVMMIVLLTTIIVVLFILFAKPILFILTYNRYTDAYIFARILSINAIITVLYIFSSNILIAYGYPKVELTNKAVSAIVIIVMYYFSIQYFGFIGSAWVYVFSFVPLIILNIGYVWFKLKKNTDNKRTLYG
- a CDS encoding glycosyltransferase family 4 protein, whose product is MDKNIRVVWICHFSNKEIRSKIPLSKRKLINTLRTFLGRSAYKYNDFAPWITNQIKEFEKFKNIELHVIAPMSGMKPLLYNFKMRGVFYHFFKPDLPFIHMTIPAKGKFQSMFLKNRFMVNRLIKRIKPDIVNLIGTENPYYSITALDIKGIPVYVSAQTVFSNPIRYQYSNYIPQLNWELELKIHAKIRYYGCQGRMHRDLIIQHNPEAIIMKNIFPIEIPKQIKQCPKKYDYVFFAGLAKQKGVEDLIEALSLVKKYKSDVTLNIVGTCQQDYKNELISKINALELTENIIFDDYFPVHSDMHQHIVQSRIAVLPVKIDIIPSSVIEAILLGLPVITYKTSGTPFLNKDGQSVLLGEIGDIETLSVNMINLLNNPGLSESITENAKRIVEKEFNNTLSSKRIVDNYYAVINHYFHGVPIPENLLFNLEEFPHY
- a CDS encoding DapH/DapD/GlmU-related protein, with amino-acid sequence MFKILVSDIINFLGDHIIQVKGSFENRAVAYIKPIEETDEYTLDWINSSHINKQEIAENSLARVIICDPSITYSPNLLDAGKVLIQVDNPRLVISMVANKFFSVKPEIGISKNTTIHPEARIASSVSIDSYCVVGKCVIGENTIIHANVTIYDNVIIGDNCLIHAGTVIGTDGLGCNRLKDGTLVKFPHFGGVEIGNDVEIGANCQIARGALSNTIIGDGSKLNGLCFIAHNCVLGKNVWITGNTMLAGSVKVKDNVTIYSGVIIREQRTIGKESVIGMGSVVTKDIPDNEVWFGSPAKNSKL
- a CDS encoding nucleotidyltransferase family protein, which encodes MKKELFSLCVNSSDSIISVLKKMDLTKRKLLIVINNFKYYSLISIGDIQRAIINNIDLNQSVSTILRENVKVAHSSDDLSEIKRTMLKRRNEFMPIINEDNDIVDVILWDTLFSEKHNISVDKLNLPVVIMAGGKGTRLAPLTNVLPKPLIPIGDKTIIENIMDRFVGSGCSEFYISLNYKADMIKYYFESINNLNYRIHYFQERKPLGTAGSLHLLKEKIATTFFVSNCDIIVDQDYAEVLRYHRENKNELTMVAAIKDMEIPYGTIQTKENGLVDYITEKPVYNFKINTGLYILEPHLIKEIPIGTFFHITNLIEKLYKENRRVGVFPISEGSWIDIGNWDEYLKSFRSPDNDIIC